A segment of the Necator americanus strain Aroian chromosome IV, whole genome shotgun sequence genome:
ctatactgttttagtagagcataggctttccgcgggttcctgtcctcccacgccttctcaaactccatcgctcttgacgtccactcgttatcgcagtcttgttgcagttgactacgcagcttccttctaagacgcttttcctggttgaagtcaccagcgctgcgcgcgacacatacagaattgtatgtggattttgtttccgcagatgcaaaggcaaacttctttcgcggcaatagaaccgggagcgtttcccttgcagagTCCTGGAtgaactttgtgaaggaatccgcatcgctaagctttttcctggtccgtactccaacatgaatagacacgcGTTGGCGGAactttgttctgcattcatcgtctttcagacctgccatgtcgattttcggttgaagaggaactcctcggtttctcttgtggaaccgtatcttgaagctgagaactggacggtggtcagagtcgcgacgtcccaaacagctctagattttcggatatctgactgaggaataatcctcgccagaacgtagtcgagctgaagcttaagagtcctcatcttccgcttgcgctacTCTTCAGGCGTTGAAAGGGTTTActcctgcca
Coding sequences within it:
- a CDS encoding hypothetical protein (NECATOR_CHRIV.G14968.T1) codes for the protein MAGLKDDECRTKFRQRVSIHVGVRTRKKLSDADSFTKFIQDSARETLPVLLPRKKFAFASAETKSTYNSVCVARSAGDFNQEKRLRRKLRSQLQQDCDNEWTSRAMEFEKAWEDRNPRKAYALLKQYSGKMKRCFHVLSTANVLWFFGRKIKF